Proteins from a single region of Prinia subflava isolate CZ2003 ecotype Zambia chromosome 10, Cam_Psub_1.2, whole genome shotgun sequence:
- the C8B gene encoding complement component C8 beta chain: MSAPRPVRVLLLLCAVLETHTARGFGGQESPSPGDRRARSAAAPPQPRDCALSAWSSWSKCDPCQKKRYRFARLEQPSQFGGDACDSSDREAEECVTGSPCRNRIRCDGFVCAVTGRCIARRLLCNGDDDCGDYSDEKNCKKVFRKCEQKMEEYWGVENLAKGLNVLTNSLEGMVLDHRYYAGGCSPHYITDTRFRKPYNIESYTPETKGKYEFTMNEYDSYSNYESTVLKAKASQTSFSFGIKIPKVFELGYSSNDMRFKKFMQRMKRFSSSSSKFLHARSELAVGVYKLKPRGLMLHHEFLQRLRQLPAEYSYGEYRELYRDFGTHFIQEATVGGTYEYTLVLNGHQLRQAGFSLSDVQKCAQKGFNIAVNLRKVTLGLGVDLGGCKALLKEIGDSTARKQFVEDFVALVRGGASEEVTRLAHKDLPTAQLMQQWGDAVQYNPEIIKLKAEPLYELVTPSDLTDSTKIKENLRRALEEFQQESSSCRCAPCHGNGIPFLRGTECECLCPLGYSGSACEISRRKDAAVDGGWGCWASWSPCSGGQRTRRRQCNNPAPRDGGSSCSGPDSETAPC, from the exons ATGAGCGCTCCACGCCCCGTCcgagtgctgctgctgctctgtgccgTGCTGGAAACCCACACTGCTCGTGGCTTTGG TGGCCAGGAGTCGCcgagccctggggacaggcgCGCCCGCtccgccgcagccccgccgcagccccgcgaCTGCGCCCTCTCCGCCTGGTCCTCCTGGAGCAAGTGTGACCCCTGCCAGAAGAAAAGG TACAGATTTGCCCGCCTGGAACAGCCCTCTCAGTTTGGTGGAGATGCCTGTGATTCCTCTGACAGGGAGGCTGAGGAGTGTGTCACAGGCAGCCCTTGCAGGAACAGAATTCGGTGTGACGGCTTTGTGTGTGCAGTCacag GGAGATGCATTGCCCGGAGGCTGCTCTGCAATGGGGATGACGACTGTGGGGACTACTCAGAtgagaaaaactgcaaaaaagtGTTCAGGAAATGTGAGCAGAAGATGGAAGAGTACTGGGGAGTAGAGAATCTGGCAAAAGG GTTGAATGTCCTCACCAACAGCTTGGAGGGGATGGTCCTTGATCACAGGTACTACGCTGGGGGCTGTTCTCCCCACTACATCACGGACACGAGGTTCAGGAAGCCCTACAACATAGAAAGCTACACCCCAGAG ACCAAAGGCAAATATGAATTTACAATGAACGAATATGACTCCTACTCAAATTATGAAAGCACTGTTCTGAAGGCAAAGGCTTCACAGACAAGCTTCAGCTTCGGTATAAAAATACCAAAAGTGTTTGAACTTGGTTACAGTTCAAATGACATGAGGTTCAAGAAGTTCATGCAGAGGATGAAAAGATTTTCTTCAAGT TCCAGCAAGTTCCTCCACGCCCGTTCTGAGCTGGCCGTGGGCGTGTACAAGCTGAAACCGCGAGGGCTGATGCTGCACCACGAGTTCCTGCAGCGCCTGCGGCAGCTCCCCGCCGAGTACAGCTACGGGGAGTACCGGGAGCTCTACCGGGACTTCGGGACACATTTCATCCAGGAGGCCACGGTGGGAGGCACCTACGAGTACACCCTGGTGCTGAACGGCCACCAGCTCCGCCAGGCGG gTTTTTCTCTGAGCGATGTCCAGAAATGTGCACAGAAGGGCTTTAACATTGCTGTGAATCTTCGTAAAGTCACTCTGGGGCTTGGAGTGGATTTAGGGGGCTGTAAAGCCCTTTTGAAAGAGATTGGAG acagcactgccaggaagCAGTTTGTGGAGGATTTCGTGGCCCTGGTCCGTGGTGGAGCGAGTGAAGAGGTCACCAGGCTGGCCCACAAGgacctgcccacagcccagctcatgCAGCAGTGGGGAGATGCTGTGCAGTACAACCCTGAGATCATAAAGCTGAAG GCAGAGCCTCTGTATGAGCTGGTGACTCCCTCTGACTTGACTGATTCCACCAAAATTAAGGAGAATCTGCGCCGGGCTCTGGAAGAGTtccagcaggagagcagctcctgtcgCTGTGCTCCGTGCCACGGGAATGGCATCCCCTTCCTGAGAG GAACAGAGTGTGAGTGCTTGTGTCCCCTCGGCTACAGCGGCAGCGCCTGCGAGATCAGCAGGAGAAAAG atgctgctgttgatggaggctgggggtgctgggccAGCTGGTCCCCGTGTTCAGGAGGTCAGAGGACAAGGAGGCGACAGTGCAACAACCCTGCCCCGCGGGATGGTGGCTCCTCCTGCTCGGGGCCAGACTCTGAGACAGCTCCTTGCTAG